Proteins encoded by one window of Verrucomicrobiia bacterium:
- a CDS encoding NHL repeat-containing protein, translating into MAVSLQAQDAVTTLNPGDGSPGYVNGPLSAAKFNDPAGLVFDAQGNLFVADSRNHVIRKVAMDGTVSLLAGTVGQAGFANGSGSGVKFDTPFGLTIAGDGALLVADTGNHILRRVAMNGAVTTYAGLAGTPGNTNGPLSQARFHSPLGLKRDAAGNVWVADSGSHTIRKITSTGIVELAAGTPDVWGAVDGAAASAKFNGPVDVAVAADGRVFISDGFNHVIRCLGTNGMVTTLAGQTGVADWTDGLGFQARFWNPAGLAFDHAGNLYVADSRNHVLRKITRDGMVSTVSGWGRQAGLMDGVNGAGKYFNPYGLAFDAKGNLVVSDSYNQTLRQVFVPFTVRVEANVNVRQIKWSGVIGQRYQLQYKTALDSSAWLNLDTPVLASTQEITVMDASGTERRFYRVLKVSP; encoded by the coding sequence ATGGCTGTTTCGCTGCAAGCACAGGATGCCGTGACGACTCTGAATCCGGGTGACGGTTCTCCTGGGTATGTGAATGGGCCTTTATCGGCGGCGAAGTTCAATGATCCGGCGGGGTTGGTGTTTGATGCGCAGGGGAATCTGTTCGTGGCGGATTCGCGAAATCATGTTATCCGCAAGGTGGCGATGGATGGGACTGTGTCGTTGTTAGCGGGGACGGTGGGACAGGCAGGCTTTGCGAATGGCAGCGGATCAGGAGTGAAGTTTGATACGCCCTTCGGACTGACGATTGCAGGGGATGGTGCGCTGCTCGTGGCGGATACGGGGAATCATATCTTGCGTCGTGTGGCGATGAACGGTGCGGTCACGACATATGCAGGTTTGGCAGGAACGCCGGGAAATACGAATGGGCCTCTATCGCAGGCGCGGTTTCATTCGCCGTTGGGATTGAAGCGGGATGCGGCGGGAAATGTGTGGGTGGCGGATAGCGGGAGTCACACGATTCGAAAGATCACTTCAACCGGGATCGTAGAGTTGGCTGCAGGCACGCCTGATGTTTGGGGGGCAGTGGATGGAGCGGCGGCGAGCGCGAAGTTCAATGGGCCGGTGGATGTCGCGGTAGCGGCAGATGGACGCGTGTTCATCTCGGATGGGTTCAATCACGTCATCCGTTGCTTGGGAACGAATGGAATGGTGACGACATTAGCTGGGCAGACGGGTGTGGCTGATTGGACGGATGGGCTAGGCTTTCAAGCGCGATTCTGGAATCCGGCCGGGTTGGCATTTGATCACGCAGGGAATCTGTATGTGGCGGATTCGCGTAACCATGTGCTGCGAAAGATTACGCGGGATGGGATGGTCAGCACCGTGAGCGGATGGGGGCGGCAGGCGGGTTTGATGGATGGCGTGAATGGGGCGGGGAAGTATTTCAATCCTTACGGGCTGGCTTTCGATGCGAAGGGAAATCTGGTGGTATCGGACAGTTATAATCAAACGCTCCGACAAGTGTTTGTGCCATTTACTGTTAGAGTAGAAGCGAATGTCAATGTGAGGCAGATCAAATGGAGTGGAGTGATCGGGCAACGCTATCAATTACAGTATAAAACTGCGTTGGATTCGAGTGCGTGGTTAAATTTAGACACCCCTGTTTTGGCGAGCACTCAAGAAATCACGGTAATGGATGCTTCGGGGACGGAACGACGGTTTTATCGAGTATTAAAGGTTTCTCCGTAG